The following is a genomic window from Burkholderia oklahomensis C6786.
ACCGTCAGCGCTTCTTATTGCTCGCCGGACGCGGAAATATATCGAGTCCGTGCGGAGACAGGACATTTTGCAGCCGGCGCAGCTGCTCAATCCCGGCGGCACCGCGCTCGAACGCGACGCCTACGATTAGGATGTCGATGATGGCCAGGTGCGCAATACAGGCGTCGCTCCCGATATACGCGTTGACCGATGCCGGCAACGCAAAAGTCAGCGGGATATCGCATTCGCCGGCAAGCGGTGTGCCGGGCTCACAGATTCCGATCACGACGGCGCCCCGTTCTCGGGCAACGCGCACCGCTTCCAACAGGAAAGGCATGCGTCCGAAGTGCGACACCGCGATCACCCCATCTCCGGGACTTAGCGTCGCAGCAGAAAACATCTGCATATTGGCGTCGGTATAGGTTTGCGCCTGAATGCCGAATCGAAACAGTCTTGCTTGCGCATCCGCCGCGACGAAGCCCGACGTTGTGCCGACGCCATAGCAGTCGACGCGGTGCGCACTGCCGAGCGCGCTGATCGCGCGCTTGATCTGTTCGCGGGGCAACTGGCGCTCGATGTCCAGCAGGATGTCGGCGGAACTGCGCAGTACCTTGCCGACAATTTCGTCGATCGAGTCGACCGCCGTAACGTTGCGATGCAGCGCTACGCTGCCCAGCGCCACTTGCTGGGCGACGCGCAGCTTGAAATCCCGCAGCCCGTGGAATCCCAGCGCCCTGCAGAACCGCACGACAGTGGGCTCGCTGACGCCGGCAAACACCGCGA
Proteins encoded in this region:
- a CDS encoding MurR/RpiR family transcriptional regulator — protein: MSSTDIDSDLFSLIHARLPDLAAAQRLVAKVFLDKPEWAMQAHVNEIAVFAGVSEPTVVRFCRALGFHGLRDFKLRVAQQVALGSVALHRNVTAVDSIDEIVGKVLRSSADILLDIERQLPREQIKRAISALGSAHRVDCYGVGTTSGFVAADAQARLFRFGIQAQTYTDANMQMFSAATLSPGDGVIAVSHFGRMPFLLEAVRVARERGAVVIGICEPGTPLAGECDIPLTFALPASVNAYIGSDACIAHLAIIDILIVGVAFERGAAGIEQLRRLQNVLSPHGLDIFPRPASNKKR